One genomic segment of Hydra vulgaris chromosome 14, alternate assembly HydraT2T_AEP includes these proteins:
- the LOC105846227 gene encoding rhodopsin, G0-coupled, with protein sequence MELLVAVYSLYVLSLIILSTTLNLIICYIIISKIKAIEMPHLFILSISISDILHTSIGLVSELCVLHGATTLKKSYTCIGASFLTYSFTVSNIMQMVMISIVRVIALKFPIFYFNNCKKMKFRLGSLFLCYFYGFLWPAFPLLGWSTYEIDLDKRRCSLDWNLTKSNSFTYLMFAFIFCYIFPAIVLVWSLNVTKKTVDEQRETSFRKNRPNEQMEILEKVYLKIFLCSAIAYFLIWTPYASATLLSIFRIKTPSVIFTFCALFAKSSAISNALVNCYMNKSFQVHLNEIRVFSCFIRENRVAPRITNASVTEETQA encoded by the coding sequence ATGGAACTATTAGTAGCTGTATATTCACTCTACGTTTTGTCTTtgattattttatcaactactTTAAATCTTATCATTTGCTACATAATCATTTCCAAGATTAAAGCAATCGAAATGCCTCATCTTTTTATTCTAAGTATTTCAATATCAGACATATTACACACATCTATTGGGCTTGTTTCTGAGCTTTGCGTTTTGCATGGTGCCACTACGTTAAAGAAGAGTTATACTTGTATAGGagcttcttttttaacatattcttttACCGTGTCTAATATCATGCAAATGGTTATGATTTCAATTGTTAGAGTGATAGCATTGAAGTTTcccattttttatttcaacaattgtaaaaaaatgaagttcAGATTGGGGTCGTTATTTCTATGctatttttatgggtttttaTGGCCCGCCTTTCCATTACTTGGGTGGTCAACGTACGAAATAGACTTGGACAAAAGACGATGCTCTTTAGATTGGAATTTAACCAAATCCAATTCGTTTACTTATCTCatgtttgcttttatattttgttacattttcCCTGCTATAGTGTTGGTTTGGTCACTTAACgtaacaaaaaaaacagttgatGAGCAACGTGAAACTAGTTTTCGAAAAAATAGACCAAATGAACAAATGgaaatattagaaaaagtttatttaaaaatatttttatgttcagCAATTGCTTACTTTCTCATTTGGACACCGTATGCTAGCGCAACTTTACTGTCGATTTTCAGAATAAAAACCCCGAgtgttatttttacattttgcgCATTATTTGCCAAATCGTCAGCAATTTCAAACGCGTTGGTTAACTGTTATATGAATAAGTCTTTTCAAGTTCATCTTAACGAGATAAGGGTGTTTTCATGTTTTATAAGAGAAAATAGAGTAGCACCAAGAATAACTAATGCTTCTGTAACGGAGGAAACACAAGCATAA
- the LOC136091114 gene encoding uncharacterized protein LOC136091114, which yields MSASSNFVPPLFVFPRVHMKSELMDAAPPSSIAVCHPSGWMQSDIFVTWFMHFVKHANPTEHEPVLLILDGHKTHTSNLKVINLARQNNVILLCLPPHCSHILQPLDVVFMKPLMTYYAQGVENWLRNHPG from the coding sequence ATGAGTGCTTCAAGCAATTTTGTGCCAcctctttttgtttttccaaGAGTTCACATGAAATCCGAACTAATGGATGCTGCACCGCCCAGTTCAATTGCTGTTTGTCACCCATCAGGTTGGATGCAAAGTGATATATTTGTTACTTGGTTCATGCACTTTGTAAAGCATGCTAACCCAACAGAGCATGAACCTGTTTTGCTAATATTAGATGGGCATAAAACTCATACTTCAAatctaaaagtaattaatttagcTCGTCAAAATAACGTTATTTTATTGTGTCTTCCACCACATTGTAGCCATATACTTCAACCTTTAGATGTAGTTTTTATGAAGCCTTTAATGACTTATTATGCACAAGGGGTTGAAAATTGGCTAAGAAATCATCCTGGATGA